From Heteronotia binoei isolate CCM8104 ecotype False Entrance Well chromosome 12, APGP_CSIRO_Hbin_v1, whole genome shotgun sequence, the proteins below share one genomic window:
- the ANAPC2 gene encoding anaphase-promoting complex subunit 2, which yields MELSAAWHTLSTGLVPPAALGLAAPRSSVAGPPKDYDLQVAVEVLQRYNLNSVVEEWFLEVLQTDLQANIAPEFWNCIAQYENTAEEPQCSLLLLDAFCLLKCRLDPYLHSMELLEKWTKAGLLLGTGSQGLQEKVYTMFRAILFFSTTKNFQEMIQQFYSRSFNIYMKQWKRSEDKANEGENSMSDNEQESEVEEGEPGGGGLQCAGCNCKKAQCWCPTAMEQFQQLNDILRRLNLLERVSADAVTNILHRMIEERMEWRCRGEYERSFLNEFQEWIEKVIGWLSRVFLQGGAATHPNPEANSSLKRWRCHVQRFFYRLYASMRIEELFSIIRDFPESKPAVDDLKYCLERTNQRQQLLRSLKSALEMRLLHPGVNTSDIITLYISAIKALRELDPSMVILEVACEPIRKYLRTREDTVRQIVAGLTGDAEGSGDLANELSKADPVTLENGQESDDDVSQPEDWVPDPVDADPGKSSSKRRSSDIISLLVSIYGSKDLFINEYRTLLADRLLHQFSYSAEREIRNVELLKLRFGEAQMHYCEVMLKDMADSRRINTNIRDEEQKLPEEERPPFSLVAVILSSEFWPPLKEEKLELPEQIKEAMEAYSKKYEKLKAMRTLNWKHHLGLVKLDLELADRTLSLSVSPVHAAIILHFQSKSTWTLDELSEVLKVPVTSLRRKMTLWLQQGVLREEPPGTFTVIEEEQKDRAEKVVLIDSDEEGDSAMASQADQKEEELQLFWTYIQAMLTNLESLSLERIHSMLKIFVMTGPMVTEIDIQELQCFLQKKVRDQQLIYSGGVYRLPKSCS from the exons aTGGAGCTCTCGGCCGCCTGGCACACGCTTAGCACCGGCCTAGTACCGCCCGCTGCCCTCGGTCTG GCAGCACCTCGATCAAGCGTGGCAGGGCCACCAAAGGATTATGACTTGCAGGTTGCCGTAGAGGTATTGCAGCGGTATAACTTAAACTCAGTTGTGGAGGAATGGTTTTTGGAAGTTCTACAGACTGACCTTCAGGCAAACATTGCTCCAGAGTTCTGGAATTGTATTGCACAGTACGAAAATACAGCCGAAGAGCCCCAGTGCTCTCTCCTGCTCCTGGATGCCTTTTGTCTGCTGAAATGTCGCCTGGACCCTTACCTGCACAGCATGGAGCTTCTGGAGAAATGGACCAAAGCAGGCTTGCTGCTTGGGACTGGATCCCAGGGGTTGCAGGAGAAAGTCTACACCATGTTCAGAgccatcctcttcttctccaCCACAAAAAACTTCCAGGAGATGATCCAACAGTTTTACAGCCGCAGTTTCAATATCTACATGAAGCAATGGAAGAGAAGCGAAGACAAGGCAAATGAAGGAGAGAACAGCATGAGTGACAATGAGCAAGAGAGTGAAGTAGAGGAGGGTGAACCTGGAGGAGGAGGCCTGCAGTGTGCAGGCTGCAACTGTAAGAAGGCACAGTGTTGGTGCCCAACAGCCATGGAACAGTTTCAGCAGCTCAACGACATTCT TCGCAGGCTCAATCTGCTGGAACGCGTAAGCGCTGATGCCGTCACCAACATCCTGCACAGAATGATCGAGGAGCGGATggagtggagatgccggggggaATATGAACGCTCCTTTCTGAACGAATTCCAAGAG TGGATTGAAAAGGTGATTGGCTGGCTTAGCAGAGTGTTTCTGCAAGGAGGGGCTGCTACCCATCCCAACCCTGAAGCCAACAGCAGTCTGAAGCGTTGGCGATGCCATGTCCAAAGATTCTTCTACCGCCTATATGCTAGCATGCGCATTGAAGAACTGTTCAGCATCATTCGAG ATTTCCCAGAGTCAAAGCCAGCAGTGGATGATCTGAAGTACTGTCTAGAACGGACCAATCAACGACAGCAGCTTCTGCGCTCTCTGAAGAGTGCCTTAGAAATGCGGCTTCTTCATCCTG GAGTGAATACATCGGATATCATTACCCTCTACATCTCAGCTATCAAAGCCCTGCGAGAGCTGGACCCTTCCATGGTCATCTTGGAGGTGGCCTGTGAGCCCATCAGGAAATACTTGAG AACCAGGGAGGATACAGTGCGGCAGATTGTGGCCGGTCTAACAGGTGATGCTGAAGGATCCGGTGACTTGGCAAACGAGCTCTCCAAAGCTGATCCAGTAACATTGGAGAATGGCCAAGAGAGTGATGACGACGTCTCTCAGCCAGAAGACTGGGTGCCTGATCCCGTTGATGCTGACCCAG GGAAATCGAGTTCAAAGCGCCGCTCTTCAGATATCATCAGTCTGCTGGTGAGCATCTATGGTAGCAAGGACCTGTTCATCAATGAGTATCGCACACTCCTGGCTGACCGGCTGCTACACCAGTTCAGCTACAGTGCAGAGAG GGAAATCCGGAATGTAGAACTGCTGAAGCTGCGTTTTGGGGAAGCTCAGATGCATTACTGTGAAGTCATGTTAAAA GACATGGCAGACTCTCGTCGCATTAACACTAATATTCGTGATGAGGAGCAGAAACTCCCAGAAGAAGAGAGACCCCCGTTTAGTCTTGTTGCTGTTATCTTATCCagtgagttctggccaccacTGAAGGAAGAGAAGCTGGAGCTGCCTGAACAAATCAAGGAGGCCATGGAGGCCTACTCCAAGAAATATGAGAAACTAAAG GCTATGAGGACGCTGAACTGGAAGCACCATCTGGGCTTGGTGAAACTGGATTTGGAGTTGGCAGACCGCACCCTTTCCCTCTCTGTCTCCCCGGTGCATGCAGCAATCATCTTGCACTTCCAAAGCAAGA GCACGTGGACTCTGGATGAGCTGAGTGAGGTGCTGAAGGTTCCTGTGACATCCCTCCGGCGCAAGATGACCCTGTGGCTGCAGCAAGGTGTGCTGCGGGAGGAGCCTCCAGGCACATTCACTGTGATTGAAGAGGAACAGAAGGACCGGGCAGAGAAAGTGGTGCTGATTGACAGCGATGAAGAAGGCGATTCAGCCATGGCCTCGCAAGCtgaccagaaggaggaggagttgcAG
- the SSNA1 gene encoding microtubule nucleation factor SSNA1 codes for MTQQGAALQSYNNELVKCIEDLCVKRDELNKQIKLEEEEKVKLQNEIRLLTEKLARINENLARKMASRNEFDKTIAETEAAYMKILESSQTLLNVLKKEAGNLTKATDLKSSVTKES; via the exons ATGACCCAGCAAGGGGCGGCACTGCAGAGCTACAATAACGAGCTGGTCAAAT gtattgAAGATCTCTGTGTAAAAAGGGATGAACTAAACAAACAGATAAAGctagaggaagaggagaaggttaAGCTGCAGAATGAAATCCGCCTTTTGACGGAGAAGCTGGCCCGTATCAATGAGAACCTGGCCCGTAAGATGGCATCCCGGAATGAGTTTGATAAAACCATTGCTGAGACTGAAGCTGCTTATATGAAG ATCTTGGAAAGTTCACAGACATTATTAAATGTCCTGAAAAAGGAAGCAGGGAATCTCACCAAAGCCACAGATCTAAAAAGCTCTGTGACTAAAGAAAGCTGA
- the TPRN gene encoding taperin, with amino-acid sequence MSSPPALGAAAGLPAWKRAILERKRAKLAAGVELQRGLAADTKPPPGSGKECEEAGAKERLVVAESLGPLRENPFMRLEGERRRRRRRILPSSPRPALSSSTTSAAAASFSEPPALAQLLELYSSVPGIRTIRADNILIIESREAEFAPAAPGPTQKEGDSSDSTPREQPASSSSPSPPPSSPCGRDPVRDLVSRGGSAVTEIRAAEVVIYESESSLLSPSPFAGTGDPEPETGRVSRLLQKFDRRPRGNVGRGRWRAGETPRLQPVVPNPFQEGTPALLSLTARPSSPRSIHPTGGFVQKTGSNSFMVNPRGCCPVPANSTPALSNGPVVAAALVPPGGRNQQAVAAPKPVPSPSSAAALPTRANSWKPKPEGTPETSQLQAQQSSASLDSSATANLAQPPPLLCSNGSFEIRPAPKPDLAAIPAHDLQAQALASLRLNSRNSFLFVPHRKGEASGPLGPTEVPPALPGGVLPAAPEKRVETLVPVTYIDEDLVELDFGDFPPLKVLSPRLEGFDVLQEGDSSIGMEDLAVPMYRPHPADYATLSEKGSNTFTIVPKRKPPSAALETFSRAQLPEEEEEEEEEESRAKARSDVAHQDLGQLLKKRYPTVNEIEVIGGYLSLDRSCMSKSGSRRKKMKISFNETSLQTMFEYPSESSLVEAEEEEEYETEVDEKPALFIPRPNSIQNSNAVNSGLSSYTPKHSVEFSKWQEQQYEEIPPSTGAFPQDAALPGNQVMLTPADKSSLSDFGSEPALYF; translated from the exons ATGAGTAGCCCTCCGGCCTTGGGAGCGGCGGCGGGGCTGCCCGCCTGGAAGCGAGCCATTCTGGAACGAAAGCGGGCCAAGCTGGCCGCCGGCGTGGAACTCCAGCGAGGCTTGGCGGCAGACACGAAGCCGCCGCCAGGGTCAGGGAAGGAGTGCGAGGAGGCTGGGGCGAAGGAGCGGTTAGTGGTGGCCGAAAGTCTGGGCCCTCTAAGAGAGAACCCCTTCATGAGGCTGGAGGGCGAGCGGAGGCGGCGGCGCAGGCGGATTTTGCCTTCTTCACCTCGGCCTGCCTTATCTTCTTCCACCACCTCTGCGGCAGCCGCCTCATTCTCGGAGCCTCCGGCCTTGGCACAGCTGCTGGAACTATACAGTTCCGTCCCGGGCATCCGCACCATCCGCGCCGATAACATCCTCATCATCGAATCCCGGGAAGCAGAATTTGCCCCGGCGGCTCCAGGACCGACCCAGAAGGAAGGAGACAGCAGCGACTCCACACCACGGGAGCAACCAGCTTCCTCATCTTCCCCATCGCCGCCTCCGAGCTCCCCTTGTGGCAGAGATCCGGTCCGTGATCTGGTATCGCGTGGTGGGTCTGCTGTCACCGAGATCCGGGCTGCTGAAGTTGTCATCTATGAGTCTGAGTCATCGCTGCTGTCTCCGTCACCCTTTGCTGGGACTGGGGATCCTGAGCCTGAAACCGGCAGGGTCAGCCGGCTGCTGCAGAAATTTGACCGGCGGCCCAGGGGCAATGTGGGACGCGGGAGGTGGAGGGCTGGCGAGACCCCTCGACTGCAGCCTGTGGTGCCAAACCCTTTCCAAGAAGGCACTCCTGCGCTGTTGTCTCTTACAGCCCGTCCTAGTTCTCCACGAAGCATTCATCCAACAGGAGGCTTTGTGCAGAAGACTGGCTCCAATTCGTTCATGGTGAACCCCCGTGGATGCTGCCCTGTACCtgcaaattccacccctgcacttaGTAACGGGCCTGTGGTGGCTGCTGCACTAGTTCCACCTGGGGGCAGAAATCAACAGGCCGTAGCTGCACCCAAGCCAGTGCCATCGCCAAGCTCTGCTGCTGCCTTGCCGACTCGAGCCAACTCATGGAAGCCAAAGCCTGAAGGGACCCCTGAGACCTCACAGCTACAAGCCCAGCAGTCTAGTGCCAGTTTGGATAGCAGTGCCACAGCCAACTTGGCCCAGCCCCCACCACTCCTTTGTTCTAATGGCTCCTTTGAGATCCGCCCAGCCCCCAAACCAGACCTGGCTGCCATCCCTGCTCATGATCTCCAAGCACAGGCCTTGGCCAGCCTGCGCCTCAACTCTCGAAACTCCTTTCTTTTTGTGCCCCATCGGAAAGGAGAAGCCTCTGGACCATTGGGACCTACTGAAGTCCCCCCAGCTTTGCCAGGAGGGGTACTGCCAGCTGCCCCAGAGAAGCGGGTTGAGACTTTGGTGCCTGTGACTTACATCGATGAGGACTTGGTTGAACTGGACTTTGGAGACTTCCCCCCCTTGAAAGTCCTGAGTCCAAGGCTTGAGGGCTTTGATGTGCTCCAAGAAGGTGATTCCTCCATTGGGATGGAGGACTTAGCTGTGCCCATGTACAGGCCCCACCCTGCTGATTATGCCACCCTCTCTGAGAAAGGTAGTAATACCTTTACCATCGTGCCCAAAAGGAAACCTCCTAGTGCTGCACTGGAGACCTTCAGCAGAGCTCAGCtgccagaggaagaggaggaggaagaagaagaagaaagccgaGCCAAAGCTAGGAGTGATGTAGCCCACCAGGATTTGGGTCAGCTTCTCAAAAAACGTTACCCTACTGTGAATGAGATTGAGGTGATAGGGGGTTATCTCTCCTTGGATAGGTCCTGCATGAGCAAATCAGGTTCTCGCCGAAAAAAG atGAAGATCTCTTTCAATGAAACCAGCCTTCAAACTATGTTTGAATACCCATCAGAGAGCTCCTTGGTGgaggcagaggaggaagaagagtatGAAACAGAAGTGGATGAAAAACCTGCCTTGTTCATTCCTCGCCCAAACAGTATCCAGAACTCAAATGCAGTGAACTCAG GCTTATCAAGTTATACCCCAAAGCACTCAGTTGAATTCAGCAAGTGGCAGGAGCAGCAGTATGAGGAGATTCCTCCAAGCACAGGGGCCTTTCCACAGGATGCTGCCCTTCCTGGCAACCAAGTCATG CTCACTCCAGCAGACAAGAGCAGCCTTTCTGACTTTGGCAGTGAACCTGCCCTGTACTTCTGA